One genomic segment of Drosophila melanogaster chromosome 3L includes these proteins:
- the CG17698 gene encoding uncharacterized protein, isoform F yields the protein MDLTDPLLITKSQQVNSQEVDFQKKTEDTFPSKFHKNKASCGLLAVNESRCTDHQLQCENNIVGLSLETQIAENSSINVSRELKPHDHTFPKDKQTFKQISDELRKSYENINKVQNIKKSQSVENFEKCSEINLANKCLYTNLNTSPKERNALDKQAMFIKFHSLELCTDKVCSLHIHENFCTDIHKCVVDSESNKPNKMKKCLDYESVKRYPCKVSNEPPQHNTASKPQILYETRPIYPNVPYSPYSTPFSSPRSSRRKPAFRESRRISIDKSGSFLQLNQYRLMEQIGQGSYGLVKLAYSEEDSTHYAMKILSKKRLLRQAGLMRRGPRKATSPLDRVYREIAVLKKLDHPNVVKLVEVLDDPLEDSLYMVFELVKQGEVLRIPTDNPLSEKRAWSIFRESLLGLEYYTMLSSSAISLKRIFVYTVHHQKIIHADIKPGNLLLTEFGHVKIADLGVCNEFLGDDATISNGSTAGTPAFRAPETLIPGQNEYCGRAADVWALGATLYSLIFGNVPFLADSVPLLYEKIKQDSVKFPENHKVTENLKSCIVQMLEKNPTQRITIPQLKTSKWVTSDGDYPLPTEEENCCLVQVDDEDIDSVVRSIPKLDTLILIKTMLKKHSFGNPFVKGCSGTSSSLAGCSRIERFIRAGRSNSAPGSYHMSTARQPSSDTLLPSLMEHCSTQCNEGTHSFDY from the exons atggatttaACAGATCCATTATTAATTACAAAGTCTCAGCAAGTCAACAGCCAAGAAGTTGATTTTCAGAAAAAAACTGAGGATACATTTCCTTCAAagtttcataaaaataaagctaGTTGTGGACTTTTGGCTGTTAATGAAAGTCGCTGTACAGACCATCAATTACAATGTGAAAACAATATCGTGGGGTTGTCATTAGAAACTCAAATTGCAGAAAATTCTTCAATAAATGTTTCGAGAGAACTTAAACCTCACGATCACACTTTTCCGaaagataaacaaacttttaaacaaatatcagATGAATTAAGGAAGTcatatgaaaatattaataaagttcagaatattaaaaaatccCAGTCTGtagaaaattttgaaaaatgttctgaaataaatttagccaataaatgtttatatacaaatttaaatacaagTCCTAAGGAAAGAAATGCCTTGGATAAGCAAGcaatgtttattaaatttcattcTCTGGAATTGTGCACTGATAAAGTATGTAGTCTACACATACATGAAAACTTTTGTACTGATATCCATAAATGCGTAGTCGATTCCGAATCGaataagccaaacaaaatgaaaaagtgCTTAGATTATGAAAGCGTTAAAAGGTATCCTTGTAAAGTTTCTAATGAACCACCTCAACATAATACGGCATCAAAACCTCAAATCTTATATGAGACTCGTCCTATCTACCCGAATGTACCGTATAGCCCTTATAGTACTCCTTTCAGTAGTCCTCGATCTAGTCGACGGAAACCAGCTTTTCGGGAGTCTAGAAGGATATCGATTGATAAATCTGGAAGTTTTCTTCAGTTAAACCAATATAGACTAATGGAACAAATTGGACAG GGATCCTACGGACTCGTTAAATTGGCTTACTCCGAAGAAGATTCCACTCATTATGCAATGAAAATTCTTTCAAAAAAACGTCTCCTGCGTCAAGCTGGTCTTATGCGGCGAGGACCTCGGAAAGCAACATCACCTCTAGATCGAGTTTACAGAGAAATAGCAGTTTTAAAGAAACTTGATCATCCAAACGTCGTAAAGTTGGTAGAAGTGCTGGATGACCCACTTGAAGATTCATTATATATGGTTTTTGAATTGGTAAAACAAGGTGAAGTTCTTAGGATTCCAACAGATAATCCCTTGTCTGAAAAAAGGGCTTGGAGTATATTTCGGGAGTCTTTACTTGGATTGGAATATT ACACAATGTTGTCTTCCTCGGCAATATCTTTGAAACGGATCTTCGTGTATACGG TGCATCATCAAAAAATTATCCATGCCGACATTAAGCCtggaaatttattattaactgAATTTGGACATGTAAAAATAGCTGATCTTGGCGTATGCAATGAGTTCCTTGGAGATGATGCAACAATAAGTAATGGATCAACGGCTGGAACTCCAGCTTTCAGGGCTCCTGAAACTCTTATCCCTGGACAG aacGAATATTGTGGCAGGGCGGCAGATGTCTGGGCCTTAGGCGCTACTCTATATTCCTTAATATTCGGAAATGTGCCGTTTCTAGCTGATTCAGTACCCTTACTGtatgaaaaaattaaacaagatTCTGTCAAATTTCCAGAAAACCACAAAGTAactgaaaatttaaaaagttgcaTAGTTCAAATGTTGGAAAAGAATCCGACGCAGAGAATTACTATTCCCCAGTTAAAG actaGTAAATGGGTAACTTCTGATGGGGACTATCCCTTGCCGACCGAAGAAGAAAATTGTTGCTTGGTACAAGTAGACGACGAAGATATAGACTCCGTCGTGCGCAGCATTCCTAAATTGGACAcacttatattaattaaaacaatgtTAAAAAAGCATTCATTTGGCAACCCGTTTGTAAAAGGATGTTCTGGAACATCATCATCACTCGCGGGCTGCTCGAGGATTGAAAGGTTCATACGCGCAGGTCGATCTAATTCAGCACCTGGTTCATATCATATGTCAACAGCCAG ACAGCCTTCGTCGGATACTCTCCTGCCATCACTAATGGAACATTGCTCTACTCAATGTAATGAAGGAACTCATAGTTTTGATTATTAG
- the CG40298 gene encoding uncharacterized protein, with the protein MNWRSFIVTLINCIVWSIQVIQLNGTGIKNLGRTRDSFRAVQVPQQFYDAIEQSDFSKHSLQNKLEHFLEKLQKNLTISAVLSDSEDIVTSERNYVYKMRELSTFFYEASFSFEQFSSDIQTFYETSKNASYALLFKLRQVPTGQPTLVKALLTNYFAEIEFFHVLFSEIIDDAMEYSTKSLKWIQELFVYYADTQNNILENWKLKTNLECCKLYVNFLQDQSSQIFKCATVDNLNIIYDVYSVTKLNIKYILRQLEFRIQRLFNCLLYNSPNIQCKLLKRAEKDLKTLFRNLSELDMFIDIKTKKGKAAALRFRRGNTWNSNQIKLEPNQNYCLPIGFPNTQMSTDLKECFYFLDNIV; encoded by the coding sequence atgAATTGGCGTAGTTTTATTGTTACTTTAATAAACTGCATAGTCTGGTCAATACAagttattcaattaaatggtACTGGAATTAAAAACCTAGGAAGAACAAGAGACTCTTTTAGAGCGGTACAAGTACCCCAACAGTTTTATGATGCTATCGAACAGTCAGATTTCAGTAAACATAGTTTACAAAATAAGTTAGAGCATTTCCTTGAAAAACTTCAAAAAAACTTGACCATATCGGCAGTATTGAGTGACTCCGAAGATATTGTCACAAGTGAAAGAAACTATGTTTACAAGATGCGAGAACTATCAACCTTCTTTTATgaagcttctttttctttcgaACAATTTTCTTCTGATATCCAAACTTTTTATGAAACATCAAAAAATGCAAGCTACGCacttttgtttaaactacGCCAAGTCCCAACAGGTCAACCAACTCTAGTAAAGGCTTTACTCACAAACTATTTTGCGGAAATAGAATTCTTTCATGTGTTGTTTTCAGAAATTATCGATGATGCTATGGAATATAGTACTAAATCCCTAAAATGGATTCAAGaactatttgtttattatgcTGATACTCAAAATAATATTCTAGAAAATTGGAAATTGAAGACAAATCTTGAATGCTGCAAACTTTATGTCAACTTCTTACAGGATCAGTCCTCTCAGATTTTTAAATGCGCTACTGTGGATAATCTTAATATAATATACGATGTGTATTCCGTAACGAAGcttaacataaaatatatactaaGGCAACTTGAGTTTCGCATCCAACGATTATTCAATTGTTTATTGTATAACAGCCCTAACATACAATGTAAGCTTCTTAAAAGAGCAGAGAAAGATCTTAAAACCTTATTTAGAAATCTCTCCGAGCTAGACATGTTCATCgatataaaaactaaaaaaggCAAAGCAGCCGCATTAAGATTTCGTCGAGGAAACACATGGAACagcaatcaaattaaattggaaCCGAACCAGAACTACTGCCTTCCAATTGGCTTTCCAAATACTCAAATGTCAACAGATCTAAAAGAATGCTTTTACTTTTTAGATAATATAGTGTAA
- the CG17698 gene encoding uncharacterized protein, isoform A, with product MKILSKKRLLRQAGLMRRGPRKATSPLDRVYREIAVLKKLDHPNVVKLVEVLDDPLEDSLYMVFELVKQGEVLRIPTDNPLSEKRAWSIFRESLLGLEYLHHQKIIHADIKPGNLLLTEFGHVKIADLGVCNEFLGDDATISNGSTAGTPAFRAPETLIPGQNEYCGRAADVWALGATLYSLIFGNVPFLADSVPLLYEKIKQDSVKFPENHKVTENLKSCIVQMLEKNPTQRITIPQLKTSKWVTSDGDYPLPTEEENCCLVQVDDEDIDSVVRSIPKLDTLILIKTMLKKHSFGNPFVKGCSGTSSSLAGCSRIERFIRAGRSNSAPGSYHMSTARQPSSDTLLPSLMEHCSTQCNEGTHSFDY from the exons ATGAAAATTCTTTCAAAAAAACGTCTCCTGCGTCAAGCTGGTCTTATGCGGCGAGGACCTCGGAAAGCAACATCACCTCTAGATCGAGTTTACAGAGAAATAGCAGTTTTAAAGAAACTTGATCATCCAAACGTCGTAAAGTTGGTAGAAGTGCTGGATGACCCACTTGAAGATTCATTATATATGGTTTTTGAATTGGTAAAACAAGGTGAAGTTCTTAGGATTCCAACAGATAATCCCTTGTCTGAAAAAAGGGCTTGGAGTATATTTCGGGAGTCTTTACTTGGATTGGAATATT TGCATCATCAAAAAATTATCCATGCCGACATTAAGCCtggaaatttattattaactgAATTTGGACATGTAAAAATAGCTGATCTTGGCGTATGCAATGAGTTCCTTGGAGATGATGCAACAATAAGTAATGGATCAACGGCTGGAACTCCAGCTTTCAGGGCTCCTGAAACTCTTATCCCTGGACAG aacGAATATTGTGGCAGGGCGGCAGATGTCTGGGCCTTAGGCGCTACTCTATATTCCTTAATATTCGGAAATGTGCCGTTTCTAGCTGATTCAGTACCCTTACTGtatgaaaaaattaaacaagatTCTGTCAAATTTCCAGAAAACCACAAAGTAactgaaaatttaaaaagttgcaTAGTTCAAATGTTGGAAAAGAATCCGACGCAGAGAATTACTATTCCCCAGTTAAAG actaGTAAATGGGTAACTTCTGATGGGGACTATCCCTTGCCGACCGAAGAAGAAAATTGTTGCTTGGTACAAGTAGACGACGAAGATATAGACTCCGTCGTGCGCAGCATTCCTAAATTGGACAcacttatattaattaaaacaatgtTAAAAAAGCATTCATTTGGCAACCCGTTTGTAAAAGGATGTTCTGGAACATCATCATCACTCGCGGGCTGCTCGAGGATTGAAAGGTTCATACGCGCAGGTCGATCTAATTCAGCACCTGGTTCATATCATATGTCAACAGCCAG ACAGCCTTCGTCGGATACTCTCCTGCCATCACTAATGGAACATTGCTCTACTCAATGTAATGAAGGAACTCATAGTTTTGATTATTAG
- the CG17698 gene encoding uncharacterized protein, isoform D, with protein MDLTDPLLITKSQQVNSQEVDFQKKTEDTFPSKFHKNKASCGLLAVNESRCTDHQLQCENNIVGLSLETQIAENSSINVSRELKPHDHTFPKDKQTFKQISDELRKSYENINKVQNIKKSQSVENFEKCSEINLANKCLYTNLNTSPKERNALDKQAMFIKFHSLELCTDKVCSLHIHENFCTDIHKCVVDSESNKPNKMKKCLDYESVKRYPCKVSNEPPQHNTASKPQILYETRPIYPNVPYSPYSTPFSSPRSSRRKPAFRESRRISIDKSGSFLQLNQYRLMEQIGQGSYGLVKLAYSEEDSTHYAMKILSKKRLLRQAGLMRRGPRKATSPLDRVYREIAVLKKLDHPNVVKLVEVLDDPLEDSLYMVFELVKQGEVLRIPTDNPLSEKRAWSIFRESLLGLEYLHHQKIIHADIKPGNLLLTEFGHVKIADLGVCNEFLGDDATISNGSTAGTPAFRAPETLIPGQNEYCGRAADVWALGATLYSLIFGNVPFLADSVPLLYEKIKQDSVKFPENHKVTENLKSCIVQMLEKNPTQRITIPQLKTSKWVTSDGDYPLPTEEENCCLVQVDDEDIDSVVRSIPKLDTLILIKTMLKKHSFGNPFVKGCSGTSSSLAGCSRIERFIRAGRSNSAPGSYHMSTARQPSSDTLLPSLMEHCSTQCNEGTHSFDY; from the exons atggatttaACAGATCCATTATTAATTACAAAGTCTCAGCAAGTCAACAGCCAAGAAGTTGATTTTCAGAAAAAAACTGAGGATACATTTCCTTCAAagtttcataaaaataaagctaGTTGTGGACTTTTGGCTGTTAATGAAAGTCGCTGTACAGACCATCAATTACAATGTGAAAACAATATCGTGGGGTTGTCATTAGAAACTCAAATTGCAGAAAATTCTTCAATAAATGTTTCGAGAGAACTTAAACCTCACGATCACACTTTTCCGaaagataaacaaacttttaaacaaatatcagATGAATTAAGGAAGTcatatgaaaatattaataaagttcagaatattaaaaaatccCAGTCTGtagaaaattttgaaaaatgttctgaaataaatttagccaataaatgtttatatacaaatttaaatacaagTCCTAAGGAAAGAAATGCCTTGGATAAGCAAGcaatgtttattaaatttcattcTCTGGAATTGTGCACTGATAAAGTATGTAGTCTACACATACATGAAAACTTTTGTACTGATATCCATAAATGCGTAGTCGATTCCGAATCGaataagccaaacaaaatgaaaaagtgCTTAGATTATGAAAGCGTTAAAAGGTATCCTTGTAAAGTTTCTAATGAACCACCTCAACATAATACGGCATCAAAACCTCAAATCTTATATGAGACTCGTCCTATCTACCCGAATGTACCGTATAGCCCTTATAGTACTCCTTTCAGTAGTCCTCGATCTAGTCGACGGAAACCAGCTTTTCGGGAGTCTAGAAGGATATCGATTGATAAATCTGGAAGTTTTCTTCAGTTAAACCAATATAGACTAATGGAACAAATTGGACAG GGATCCTACGGACTCGTTAAATTGGCTTACTCCGAAGAAGATTCCACTCATTATGCAATGAAAATTCTTTCAAAAAAACGTCTCCTGCGTCAAGCTGGTCTTATGCGGCGAGGACCTCGGAAAGCAACATCACCTCTAGATCGAGTTTACAGAGAAATAGCAGTTTTAAAGAAACTTGATCATCCAAACGTCGTAAAGTTGGTAGAAGTGCTGGATGACCCACTTGAAGATTCATTATATATGGTTTTTGAATTGGTAAAACAAGGTGAAGTTCTTAGGATTCCAACAGATAATCCCTTGTCTGAAAAAAGGGCTTGGAGTATATTTCGGGAGTCTTTACTTGGATTGGAATATT TGCATCATCAAAAAATTATCCATGCCGACATTAAGCCtggaaatttattattaactgAATTTGGACATGTAAAAATAGCTGATCTTGGCGTATGCAATGAGTTCCTTGGAGATGATGCAACAATAAGTAATGGATCAACGGCTGGAACTCCAGCTTTCAGGGCTCCTGAAACTCTTATCCCTGGACAG aacGAATATTGTGGCAGGGCGGCAGATGTCTGGGCCTTAGGCGCTACTCTATATTCCTTAATATTCGGAAATGTGCCGTTTCTAGCTGATTCAGTACCCTTACTGtatgaaaaaattaaacaagatTCTGTCAAATTTCCAGAAAACCACAAAGTAactgaaaatttaaaaagttgcaTAGTTCAAATGTTGGAAAAGAATCCGACGCAGAGAATTACTATTCCCCAGTTAAAG actaGTAAATGGGTAACTTCTGATGGGGACTATCCCTTGCCGACCGAAGAAGAAAATTGTTGCTTGGTACAAGTAGACGACGAAGATATAGACTCCGTCGTGCGCAGCATTCCTAAATTGGACAcacttatattaattaaaacaatgtTAAAAAAGCATTCATTTGGCAACCCGTTTGTAAAAGGATGTTCTGGAACATCATCATCACTCGCGGGCTGCTCGAGGATTGAAAGGTTCATACGCGCAGGTCGATCTAATTCAGCACCTGGTTCATATCATATGTCAACAGCCAG ACAGCCTTCGTCGGATACTCTCCTGCCATCACTAATGGAACATTGCTCTACTCAATGTAATGAAGGAACTCATAGTTTTGATTATTAG
- the CG17698 gene encoding uncharacterized protein, isoform E, producing MDLTDPLLITKSQQVNSQEVDFQKKTEDTFPSKFHKNKASCGLLAVNESRCTDHQLQCENNIVGLSLETQIAENSSINVSRELKPHDHTFPKDKQTFKQISDELRKSYENINKVQNIKKSQSVENFEKCSEINLANKCLYTNLNTSPKERNALDKQAMFIKFHSLELCTDKVCSLHIHENFCTDIHKCVVDSESNKPNKMKKCLDYESVKRYPCKVSNEPPQHNTASKPQILYETRPIYPNVPYSPYSTPFSSPRSSRRKPAFRESRRISIDKSGSFLQLNQYRLMEQIGQGSYGLVKLAYSEEDSTHYAMKILSKKRLLRQAGLMRRGPRKATSPLDRVYREIAVLKKLDHPNVVKLVEVLDDPLEDSLYMVFELVKQGEVLRIPTDNPLSEKRAWSIFRESLLGLEYYTMLSSSAISLKRIFVYTVHHQKIIHADIKPGNLLLTEFGHVKIADLGVCNEFLGDDATISNGSTAGTPAFRAPETLIPGQTSKWVTSDGDYPLPTEEENCCLVQVDDEDIDSVVRSIPKLDTLILIKTMLKKHSFGNPFVKGCSGTSSSLAGCSRIERFIRAGRSNSAPGSYHMSTARQPSSDTLLPSLMEHCSTQCNEGTHSFDY from the exons atggatttaACAGATCCATTATTAATTACAAAGTCTCAGCAAGTCAACAGCCAAGAAGTTGATTTTCAGAAAAAAACTGAGGATACATTTCCTTCAAagtttcataaaaataaagctaGTTGTGGACTTTTGGCTGTTAATGAAAGTCGCTGTACAGACCATCAATTACAATGTGAAAACAATATCGTGGGGTTGTCATTAGAAACTCAAATTGCAGAAAATTCTTCAATAAATGTTTCGAGAGAACTTAAACCTCACGATCACACTTTTCCGaaagataaacaaacttttaaacaaatatcagATGAATTAAGGAAGTcatatgaaaatattaataaagttcagaatattaaaaaatccCAGTCTGtagaaaattttgaaaaatgttctgaaataaatttagccaataaatgtttatatacaaatttaaatacaagTCCTAAGGAAAGAAATGCCTTGGATAAGCAAGcaatgtttattaaatttcattcTCTGGAATTGTGCACTGATAAAGTATGTAGTCTACACATACATGAAAACTTTTGTACTGATATCCATAAATGCGTAGTCGATTCCGAATCGaataagccaaacaaaatgaaaaagtgCTTAGATTATGAAAGCGTTAAAAGGTATCCTTGTAAAGTTTCTAATGAACCACCTCAACATAATACGGCATCAAAACCTCAAATCTTATATGAGACTCGTCCTATCTACCCGAATGTACCGTATAGCCCTTATAGTACTCCTTTCAGTAGTCCTCGATCTAGTCGACGGAAACCAGCTTTTCGGGAGTCTAGAAGGATATCGATTGATAAATCTGGAAGTTTTCTTCAGTTAAACCAATATAGACTAATGGAACAAATTGGACAG GGATCCTACGGACTCGTTAAATTGGCTTACTCCGAAGAAGATTCCACTCATTATGCAATGAAAATTCTTTCAAAAAAACGTCTCCTGCGTCAAGCTGGTCTTATGCGGCGAGGACCTCGGAAAGCAACATCACCTCTAGATCGAGTTTACAGAGAAATAGCAGTTTTAAAGAAACTTGATCATCCAAACGTCGTAAAGTTGGTAGAAGTGCTGGATGACCCACTTGAAGATTCATTATATATGGTTTTTGAATTGGTAAAACAAGGTGAAGTTCTTAGGATTCCAACAGATAATCCCTTGTCTGAAAAAAGGGCTTGGAGTATATTTCGGGAGTCTTTACTTGGATTGGAATATT ACACAATGTTGTCTTCCTCGGCAATATCTTTGAAACGGATCTTCGTGTATACGG TGCATCATCAAAAAATTATCCATGCCGACATTAAGCCtggaaatttattattaactgAATTTGGACATGTAAAAATAGCTGATCTTGGCGTATGCAATGAGTTCCTTGGAGATGATGCAACAATAAGTAATGGATCAACGGCTGGAACTCCAGCTTTCAGGGCTCCTGAAACTCTTATCCCTGGACAG actaGTAAATGGGTAACTTCTGATGGGGACTATCCCTTGCCGACCGAAGAAGAAAATTGTTGCTTGGTACAAGTAGACGACGAAGATATAGACTCCGTCGTGCGCAGCATTCCTAAATTGGACAcacttatattaattaaaacaatgtTAAAAAAGCATTCATTTGGCAACCCGTTTGTAAAAGGATGTTCTGGAACATCATCATCACTCGCGGGCTGCTCGAGGATTGAAAGGTTCATACGCGCAGGTCGATCTAATTCAGCACCTGGTTCATATCATATGTCAACAGCCAG ACAGCCTTCGTCGGATACTCTCCTGCCATCACTAATGGAACATTGCTCTACTCAATGTAATGAAGGAACTCATAGTTTTGATTATTAG